Proteins encoded within one genomic window of uncultured Draconibacterium sp.:
- a CDS encoding IS4 family transposase, producing the protein MSMFKGHNIQISQLLSVIPEALLSELSSTSKVDHYAKVLHGKKLFYLLLYGILENEKLSQRTLEDTFNDPVFKLLFDLEKKETVRRSSISERLSKIDAGYFRQIYECIYDQFSSVYIETERHKHNLIRVDSTIVSDTAGKLMEGINNVGKKAVKYSVAFDGILPCEFKAFTNSSYSSEDIALPEVVLSHVKKEASHQSIYVLDRGLQSTKTMKTFTQNSIRFICRAKEHRKYIELESLISEGQKLDFGESTLITDSRVQLYTGLPIKNKQGNIHYREELVDTEFRLVIIESKEDEGQQYWFISNDFELSTKEIAHAYRRRWDIEVFFRFLKQELNTSHLVSLNKNGMEIMIYMTLIVAMLVLIYKKANRIGYKTAKRRIVMEVRTLAIAVIVTQCGGDPSLFFKT; encoded by the coding sequence ATGTCAATGTTTAAAGGACACAATATTCAAATCAGTCAACTTTTAAGTGTTATCCCGGAAGCACTATTATCGGAGTTATCTTCTACCTCGAAGGTCGATCACTATGCCAAAGTACTGCATGGTAAAAAGCTGTTTTATTTGCTGCTGTATGGAATTTTAGAAAACGAGAAGTTAAGTCAACGTACTTTAGAAGATACTTTTAATGATCCGGTATTTAAACTGTTGTTTGACCTGGAAAAGAAGGAGACTGTTCGACGGAGCTCTATCTCTGAAAGATTATCAAAAATTGATGCAGGCTATTTTAGGCAAATCTATGAATGTATTTACGACCAGTTTTCTTCTGTTTACATTGAAACAGAAAGGCACAAACATAATCTGATACGCGTTGACAGCACAATTGTTAGTGATACTGCTGGCAAGTTAATGGAAGGCATTAATAACGTAGGAAAGAAAGCTGTAAAGTACAGCGTAGCCTTTGATGGCATTTTGCCCTGTGAGTTTAAAGCCTTTACAAACTCCAGCTATTCCAGTGAAGATATCGCTTTGCCCGAAGTTGTTTTGAGTCATGTAAAAAAAGAAGCTAGTCACCAAAGTATATACGTACTTGATAGAGGGTTGCAGTCAACAAAAACAATGAAAACTTTTACTCAAAACTCTATAAGGTTTATATGCAGGGCGAAAGAGCATAGAAAATATATAGAATTAGAATCCCTTATCTCTGAAGGTCAAAAACTTGATTTTGGAGAATCTACATTAATAACAGACAGCAGAGTGCAATTGTATACCGGGCTGCCTATTAAAAATAAGCAAGGAAACATCCATTATCGAGAAGAGTTAGTGGATACTGAGTTTCGGTTGGTAATTATTGAAAGTAAGGAGGATGAAGGACAGCAATATTGGTTTATATCTAACGACTTTGAGCTTTCTACAAAAGAAATAGCCCATGCGTATAGACGAAGGTGGGATATTGAAGTATTTTTTAGATTTCTGAAACAAGAATTAAACACAAGCCATCTTGTTTCTTTAAATAAAAACGGAATGGAAATAATGATATACATGACTCTCATTGTAGCCATGCTCGTTTTAATCTATAAGAAAGCAAATCGTATTGGTTACAAAACTGCCAAAAGAAGAATAGTCATGGAGGTTCGAACCCTTGCTATAGCGGTGATTGTAACTCAATGTGGCGGTGATCCCAGCTTGTTTTTTAAAACATAA
- a CDS encoding phosphopantetheine-binding protein: protein METETVTEKSLRRNLYRVLRKTGVNRDNICLTASFYEDLNFDNIDWTIFIHYLERIFNIRINDEMLNSFSNVNDTLLYLRGELVYSRN from the coding sequence ATGGAAACAGAAACAGTTACAGAAAAGTCGCTACGAAGAAACCTCTACCGGGTATTGCGAAAAACAGGTGTTAACAGAGATAACATTTGTTTGACCGCCTCGTTTTATGAGGATCTTAATTTCGACAACATTGATTGGACAATTTTTATTCACTATTTAGAACGCATCTTCAACATACGGATTAATGATGAGATGCTGAATAGTTTTTCGAATGTAAACGATACGCTCCTGTACTTACGTGGAGAATTGGTTTATTCAAGGAATTAG
- a CDS encoding mechanosensitive ion channel domain-containing protein, producing MEEVTNLSEKIYDLVMTYGPKLIGAIITLIIGLWIISVIRSAVRKRFEKQNVDPSLRGFLNSLIGIGLKAMLWIAVIGMMGVQMTSFIAILGAAGLAVGMAFSGTLSNFAGGVMILIFKPFKVGNFISAQGHAGIVSEIQVFNTILKTPDNKTIIIPNGGLSTGSMTNFSTEPKRRVDLTFGIAYGDDVDKAKEVLMTLIKADERIINDPAEPFIAVSELADSSVNLVVRVWAEAANYWGIYFDLTEKVYKTFDKEGLNIPFPQMDVHVQK from the coding sequence ATGGAAGAAGTAACTAATTTATCCGAAAAAATTTACGATTTAGTAATGACTTATGGTCCCAAATTAATTGGGGCAATCATCACTCTTATTATTGGCTTATGGATTATTTCAGTAATCAGAAGCGCCGTACGTAAACGCTTTGAGAAACAAAATGTAGATCCATCTCTTCGGGGCTTTCTAAACAGCCTGATCGGAATTGGCTTAAAAGCCATGCTGTGGATTGCTGTTATTGGAATGATGGGTGTTCAAATGACATCGTTCATAGCCATTTTAGGTGCCGCCGGTTTAGCTGTAGGGATGGCTTTTTCGGGCACTTTATCGAATTTTGCCGGCGGTGTAATGATCTTGATTTTCAAACCATTCAAGGTGGGAAATTTTATAAGTGCACAGGGACACGCAGGAATTGTTAGCGAGATTCAGGTCTTTAACACGATACTTAAAACACCTGATAATAAAACGATTATCATTCCAAATGGAGGATTATCAACCGGATCGATGACCAACTTTTCTACGGAGCCCAAACGCCGTGTAGATTTAACTTTTGGCATTGCTTACGGCGATGACGTTGATAAAGCCAAGGAAGTATTAATGACGCTTATTAAAGCCGACGAAAGAATTATTAATGATCCGGCCGAGCCTTTTATTGCAGTTAGCGAATTGGCCGACAGTTCGGTTAATTTAGTGGTTCGTGTTTGGGCCGAAGCCGCCAATTACTGGGGCATTTATTTCGACCTTACCGAAAAAGTATACAAAACATTTGATAAAGAGGGTCTCAATATTCCTTTCCCGCAAATGGATGTACACGTTCAGAAATAA
- a CDS encoding 6-carboxytetrahydropterin synthase — MAKIRVTKKFHFEMGHALHNYDGLCRNIHGHTYNMEVTLLGEIREEKGHPKDGMVIDFGKLKKLVKDKIVNVYDHSLVVSQIYADKNQEHLLKATERLIVHDFQPTSENMCVYFAGVLQQELPEDVSLYSIRLYETATSYAEWFAEDNK, encoded by the coding sequence ATGGCGAAGATTAGAGTTACCAAGAAATTTCATTTTGAAATGGGCCATGCGCTGCACAATTATGATGGCTTGTGCCGCAATATTCACGGGCACACTTACAACATGGAAGTTACTTTACTTGGTGAAATAAGGGAGGAGAAAGGACACCCGAAAGACGGGATGGTGATCGACTTTGGGAAGCTCAAAAAACTGGTGAAAGACAAAATTGTAAATGTGTACGACCACAGTTTGGTGGTAAGCCAGATTTATGCCGATAAAAACCAGGAGCATTTGCTAAAAGCTACGGAACGATTGATCGTTCACGATTTCCAGCCCACATCGGAAAATATGTGTGTATATTTTGCCGGCGTTCTTCAACAAGAACTTCCCGAGGATGTTTCTTTGTATAGTATTCGTCTTTACGAAACGGCAACATCGTATGCCGAATGGTTTGCAGAAGACAATAAATAA
- the mtnA gene encoding S-methyl-5-thioribose-1-phosphate isomerase, translating into MKIQGKHYHTIWVDAEDPTIIQVIDQRKLPFVFETFAMRSADDAFFTIKEMVVRGAPLIGVTAAYGMYLALLHLKNENWEEELSRVAEYLKSSRPTAVNLAFAVDEMLAFIVANKDATELSQKVLGKAGELKQQEIDFGDKIGEYGLEIIEEIYKKKKSTVNILTHCNAGWLACIDWGTATAPIYKAHLEGIPVHVWVDETRPRNQGARLTAYELGEQGVPHTIIPDNAGGHLMQHQMVDMVIVGSDRTTVTGDVANKIGTYLKALAAHDNNVPFYVALPSSTFDWEMNDGVKEIPIEQRAADEVAEIEGWCDDQIKSVRLIPENSTVANYGFDVTPARLVSGLISERGICKADRESILKLYPEKINK; encoded by the coding sequence ATGAAAATTCAGGGAAAACATTATCATACAATTTGGGTTGACGCCGAAGACCCAACAATTATTCAGGTCATCGATCAGCGAAAATTGCCGTTTGTCTTCGAAACTTTTGCCATGCGATCTGCTGACGACGCTTTTTTTACCATTAAAGAAATGGTAGTTCGTGGTGCGCCACTAATCGGTGTAACTGCTGCCTATGGCATGTACCTGGCACTTCTTCATCTGAAGAATGAAAATTGGGAAGAAGAATTAAGCCGCGTCGCTGAGTATTTAAAATCTTCGCGCCCAACTGCAGTAAATCTGGCGTTTGCGGTAGATGAAATGCTGGCTTTTATTGTGGCGAATAAGGATGCTACTGAATTGAGCCAAAAAGTATTGGGAAAAGCCGGCGAGTTAAAGCAGCAGGAAATTGATTTTGGCGATAAAATAGGGGAGTACGGGCTGGAAATTATCGAGGAAATTTATAAAAAGAAGAAGAGCACGGTGAATATTTTAACTCACTGTAATGCCGGTTGGTTGGCTTGTATTGACTGGGGAACAGCCACTGCGCCCATTTACAAAGCACATTTAGAAGGAATTCCGGTGCATGTTTGGGTAGACGAAACACGTCCGCGAAACCAGGGAGCACGATTGACGGCCTACGAACTGGGCGAACAAGGAGTGCCACATACCATTATTCCCGACAATGCAGGGGGCCATTTAATGCAACACCAAATGGTTGATATGGTAATTGTTGGCAGCGACCGAACAACTGTTACGGGCGATGTGGCCAACAAAATTGGTACCTATTTGAAAGCACTGGCTGCCCACGATAATAATGTGCCTTTTTATGTGGCTTTGCCGTCGAGTACATTCGATTGGGAAATGAATGACGGTGTAAAGGAAATTCCCATCGAACAGCGAGCGGCCGATGAAGTGGCGGAAATTGAAGGCTGGTGTGATGACCAGATAAAATCGGTACGTTTAATTCCTGAAAATAGTACGGTTGCCAATTATGGTTTCGATGTAACTCCGGCGCGACTGGTTAGCGGATTAATATCGGAACGCGGCATTTGTAAAGCAGATAGAGAAAGTATTTTAAAATTATATCCCGAGAAAATAAACAAATAG
- a CDS encoding manganese efflux pump, producing the protein MTTAKFITFLLLGIGLSFDSFAVSVSCGLMKREIKFKQATLVAASLSFFQATFPIIGWLIGEAVKDLIASVDHWIALGLLALIGGKMIVEGIKEDGTLKNFDPFKISVLIGLSIATSIDALVVGLSFGFLEIPILIPVLIIGSVTFIAAMLGMLFGKNISAKRSHQSLILGGIILILIGLKILAEHLFLHAG; encoded by the coding sequence ATGACAACAGCAAAATTCATAACCTTTTTACTTCTTGGTATTGGCTTAAGTTTCGATTCCTTTGCTGTTTCTGTGTCGTGTGGTTTGATGAAACGAGAGATAAAATTTAAACAAGCCACATTAGTTGCTGCCTCACTGTCATTTTTTCAGGCTACTTTCCCCATAATTGGATGGCTGATAGGAGAAGCGGTAAAAGACCTCATCGCCTCGGTAGACCATTGGATTGCTCTTGGTCTTTTGGCTTTAATCGGTGGAAAAATGATTGTAGAAGGTATTAAAGAAGACGGCACACTCAAAAACTTCGATCCTTTTAAAATAAGTGTATTAATCGGACTTTCGATAGCCACCAGTATTGATGCATTGGTTGTTGGATTAAGTTTTGGTTTTCTTGAAATACCTATTTTAATTCCGGTTTTGATTATTGGTTCAGTAACCTTTATCGCAGCAATGCTGGGAATGTTGTTCGGAAAAAATATCTCGGCAAAAAGAAGTCACCAATCACTAATTTTAGGAGGTATTATTTTAATTCTCATTGGCCTGAAAATTTTAGCTGAACATTTATTTTTGCATGCAGGCTAA
- a CDS encoding sigma-70 family RNA polymerase sigma factor — MTTKEFKNTVIPYSVKLYPMLFRILRNEEETRDALQDLMLKLWSRKDELVKCTNQSAYIITMARNYSFDLLKKKKPQAMDEKHEYRILNMEADGTDSDTIERYEKVKQVIKDLPEKYRTVIELRDIDGFSFDEIKEITGYEVPNLRVILSRARQKVKEEVEKIYDYDTSGKYARQIL; from the coding sequence ATGACCACTAAAGAGTTTAAAAATACGGTAATTCCATATTCGGTAAAGCTGTATCCAATGTTGTTTCGTATTCTCAGAAATGAGGAAGAAACGCGCGATGCCTTACAGGATTTGATGCTAAAGTTATGGAGCCGGAAAGACGAGCTGGTAAAGTGCACTAACCAGTCGGCCTATATAATAACGATGGCGCGAAATTACAGTTTCGACCTGTTGAAAAAGAAAAAACCGCAGGCGATGGATGAAAAGCACGAATACCGGATTTTGAACATGGAAGCCGATGGAACTGACTCTGATACAATTGAACGATACGAAAAGGTAAAACAGGTGATAAAAGATTTGCCGGAGAAATACAGAACGGTTATTGAATTACGCGATATTGATGGATTTTCGTTCGACGAGATTAAAGAAATAACCGGTTACGAAGTGCCCAACTTGCGGGTAATTCTCTCGCGGGCCAGGCAAAAGGTAAAAGAAGAAGTTGAAAAGATTTACGATTATGACACATCAGGAAAATATGCTCGACAAATATTATAG
- a CDS encoding DUF4252 domain-containing protein translates to MKKLVFMVLMIGIVFPVLAQQSQSLFEQLTEKYATQDGFSASMLSSDMFDLYLKKKNIDEDSELASALESLDNILVISQSRFGVEPSEFFGDEKPVKKEKSGDSELFEDIIKHYKQNGYSLLKTEKRMGEEVKVYLQRNDGLITALALITNSSRSTSLVELDGDIDLATVADLNKALNLRGLENLYKIDNSSSAYSPGVGNYRAFEFDEARLAEIEARAREMAEQASLSDEQIAKIEKQAQIQFEKQREMMEKQRELVEKYGRQPIFLTTPGDTNTVYYIDGKKVKSDEVKELLKNNEVERIEKTNEDGKTVIKIETKKALE, encoded by the coding sequence ATGAAAAAATTAGTATTTATGGTGTTAATGATCGGAATCGTTTTTCCTGTATTGGCACAGCAGTCTCAGAGCTTGTTCGAGCAGTTAACAGAAAAATATGCCACCCAGGATGGTTTTAGCGCCAGCATGTTAAGCAGCGATATGTTCGATTTGTACCTGAAAAAGAAAAATATAGATGAGGACTCGGAACTGGCATCAGCTTTGGAAAGTCTGGATAATATTTTGGTGATAAGCCAAAGTCGTTTTGGAGTAGAACCAAGTGAATTTTTTGGCGATGAAAAACCTGTAAAAAAGGAAAAATCGGGTGATTCGGAATTATTCGAAGATATAATAAAACATTACAAGCAAAATGGTTATTCGCTATTGAAAACTGAAAAACGTATGGGCGAAGAGGTAAAGGTTTATCTGCAACGAAATGATGGATTGATAACGGCACTTGCTTTAATTACAAACTCAAGCAGGTCAACCAGTTTGGTAGAATTGGATGGCGATATTGATCTGGCAACAGTTGCCGACCTGAATAAAGCTCTAAACCTGAGAGGATTAGAAAATTTATATAAAATTGATAACTCATCATCAGCTTATTCCCCCGGTGTTGGCAATTACAGGGCATTCGAATTTGATGAAGCCAGACTGGCAGAGATTGAAGCCCGGGCGCGAGAAATGGCCGAGCAGGCAAGCTTATCTGATGAGCAAATCGCGAAAATAGAAAAGCAGGCACAAATACAGTTTGAGAAACAGCGCGAGATGATGGAGAAACAGCGCGAGCTCGTTGAGAAATATGGCCGCCAGCCGATTTTCCTAACTACACCGGGCGATACCAATACGGTTTATTACATCGATGGTAAAAAGGTAAAAAGCGATGAGGTGAAGGAATTATTGAAGAATAATGAGGTTGAGCGAATTGAGAAAACGAATGAAGATGGTAAAACAGTAATTAAGATAGAAACAAAAAAGGCGCTTGAATAA
- a CDS encoding peptidylprolyl isomerase, translated as MAKQILFILLAVFFLSSCGNKEKKQTTQQEETTPNQDAAVDEQQDIWNQLMRSIAKIDSYDGDRILESGQGFFVGEDLLVTKYSLVNQATNVKVQPFDESKKYTARSFVAFDRINDLIIMKVDSISREPIELHKDTLPNFAKSLYVAPKTGKTLQLFTGKVLNLANIRGTRLFRITNKIRTSQFGAPIFVSTGKAIGVAYSATVNFELQSFAIPAEFIADMLRKKNETPEPLEMLKNTSNEKIAAENRKIKGLVLETDYGNITIKLFNETPEYRDNFIRLAKEHYFDSLLIHRVIADFGIQSGAADTRYAVPGANVGWKGQGYTIPAHVVPGLYHKRGMIGSPRKPDTENQRQRSDGSQFYIVSGRKYFDKGLDELEETNNYKFSDEQRQVYKTIGGAPHLDGSYTVFGQVTSGMDVVDKIVQVETDRRWRPLEDIRIKRIRILK; from the coding sequence ATGGCAAAACAAATTCTTTTCATATTACTGGCAGTGTTTTTTTTGAGTTCCTGCGGAAATAAAGAAAAAAAACAAACGACACAACAGGAGGAAACAACACCAAATCAAGACGCTGCTGTTGACGAACAACAGGATATCTGGAATCAGTTGATGCGGTCGATTGCAAAAATCGATTCGTATGATGGCGATCGGATTCTGGAATCGGGGCAGGGATTTTTTGTTGGCGAAGATCTGTTGGTAACCAAATATTCGTTAGTCAACCAAGCCACCAATGTTAAGGTGCAGCCGTTCGATGAGAGTAAGAAATACACCGCACGCAGTTTTGTGGCTTTCGATCGTATAAACGATCTGATAATTATGAAAGTGGACAGTATCAGTCGCGAACCCATTGAATTGCACAAAGATACTTTGCCCAATTTTGCCAAGTCGTTGTATGTGGCACCAAAAACCGGGAAAACCCTGCAACTTTTTACGGGGAAGGTTTTGAATCTGGCAAATATCAGAGGAACGAGGTTGTTCCGCATTACCAACAAAATTAGGACATCGCAGTTTGGAGCGCCAATTTTTGTATCGACAGGAAAAGCGATTGGCGTGGCTTATTCTGCAACGGTTAATTTCGAATTGCAGAGTTTTGCCATTCCTGCGGAATTTATTGCAGACATGCTACGAAAGAAAAACGAAACACCCGAGCCTTTGGAGATGCTGAAAAATACATCGAACGAAAAGATAGCTGCCGAAAACCGCAAAATAAAAGGGCTTGTTTTGGAAACCGATTATGGCAACATTACGATTAAACTGTTTAACGAAACACCTGAATACCGTGATAATTTTATTCGTCTGGCCAAAGAACATTATTTCGATAGCTTGCTGATTCACCGCGTGATAGCAGATTTTGGAATACAGAGTGGTGCCGCCGATACACGTTATGCAGTGCCCGGCGCAAATGTGGGCTGGAAAGGTCAGGGCTACACTATTCCGGCGCATGTTGTTCCCGGTTTGTATCATAAGCGCGGGATGATAGGTTCGCCACGAAAACCGGATACTGAAAATCAACGTCAACGTTCTGATGGATCGCAGTTTTACATCGTATCAGGGCGGAAATATTTTGATAAAGGGCTGGATGAACTGGAAGAAACCAATAACTACAAGTTCTCGGACGAGCAGCGACAAGTCTATAAAACCATTGGCGGCGCACCTCACCTCGATGGCAGTTACACCGTTTTTGGGCAGGTAACTTCAGGCATGGATGTGGTGGATAAAATAGTTCAGGTAGAAACTGATCGACGTTGGCGCCCGCTTGAAGATATCCGAATAAAACGGATTCGAATCTTAAAATAG
- a CDS encoding peptidylprolyl isomerase yields MLKTGLLIVFICLLGVSASAQSHVVEISTNYGDMRFKLYDDTPKHRDAFIELANEGYYDGTLFYRVIEYFLIQGGSKSSRNAPPGKRIGYGDPDKTVDDEILKHYFHKKGSLCAPRQPDEVNPFKQSDISQFFIVKGSVHTSGALDTMELAVNVPIRKKIVEKYMTPEVREQLKQLKEEKKVKEFRELAGEIKADIETDYNLNPNTLEFTDAQREAYTTVGGYPELDGKYTIFGECISGFDVIDKIAALKTDSNNRPYNDVKIKVNVIK; encoded by the coding sequence ATGCTTAAAACCGGATTATTAATTGTATTTATTTGTTTGTTAGGTGTTTCAGCTTCTGCACAATCGCATGTTGTTGAGATTTCGACCAATTACGGCGATATGCGTTTCAAACTTTATGACGACACGCCAAAACATCGAGACGCTTTTATCGAATTGGCCAACGAAGGTTATTACGATGGCACGTTGTTTTACCGTGTTATTGAATATTTTCTGATCCAGGGCGGATCTAAAAGTTCGCGTAACGCACCTCCGGGAAAACGCATCGGTTATGGCGACCCGGACAAAACTGTTGACGACGAAATTCTGAAGCACTATTTTCATAAAAAAGGATCGCTTTGCGCGCCCCGCCAGCCCGATGAGGTAAACCCGTTTAAGCAGTCGGATATTTCGCAGTTTTTTATTGTAAAAGGAAGCGTGCATACCAGCGGTGCTTTGGATACAATGGAGTTGGCTGTAAATGTTCCTATTCGGAAAAAGATTGTAGAAAAGTATATGACGCCCGAAGTTCGGGAGCAGCTGAAACAGTTAAAGGAAGAGAAAAAGGTGAAGGAATTCAGAGAACTTGCCGGCGAAATAAAAGCCGACATTGAAACCGATTACAATCTGAATCCCAATACGCTTGAATTTACCGATGCTCAGCGTGAAGCTTATACTACTGTTGGCGGTTATCCGGAGCTGGATGGTAAATACACCATTTTTGGCGAGTGCATTTCGGGTTTTGATGTAATTGATAAAATTGCAGCCCTAAAAACCGACAGCAATAACCGGCCGTATAACGATGTGAAAATCAAAGTGAATGTGATTAAGTAG
- a CDS encoding GNAT family N-acetyltransferase: MEHIRVNHKIRLELINSSMAEIVFQTIDRDREYLKKWLPFVQYTSKIEDTQAFIASITQSGNKSDLVYTIWYNEEFAGLIGFKDTDWVNRKTELGYWLAEKMQGKGIVTTCVEKLMRFAFQKQKMNRIQIKVAEENSQSEKIPLKLGFVYEGTERQGEHHNTGYVNLKIYSKLKHEIID; this comes from the coding sequence ATGGAACATATTAGGGTAAACCACAAAATCAGGCTCGAACTGATTAATTCGTCGATGGCAGAGATTGTATTTCAAACCATTGACCGCGATCGCGAATACCTGAAAAAATGGCTTCCGTTTGTGCAATACACCAGCAAAATTGAAGATACGCAGGCTTTTATTGCCAGCATTACCCAAAGCGGCAACAAAAGCGATCTGGTTTACACCATTTGGTACAACGAAGAATTTGCCGGTTTAATTGGTTTTAAAGACACCGATTGGGTAAACCGAAAAACCGAACTCGGTTACTGGCTGGCCGAAAAAATGCAGGGAAAAGGTATTGTAACTACTTGCGTTGAAAAACTCATGCGTTTTGCTTTTCAGAAACAAAAGATGAACCGCATACAGATTAAAGTAGCAGAAGAAAATTCACAAAGCGAGAAAATTCCACTGAAACTTGGATTTGTTTACGAAGGCACTGAGCGCCAGGGAGAACACCACAATACCGGTTATGTGAATCTTAAAATTTACAGCAAGCTGAAACACGAAATTATAGATTAG
- a CDS encoding HAD family phosphatase, protein MKADLANIKNIIFDLGRVLLNLDFDASIKAFQKLGSDGEVLDHKNAYADPIFYNLEIGKITPAEFRNGVRKLLQNKELTDKQIDEAWYAMILDIPAHRVKKVQELSKNYNLYLFSNTNQIHIDRLLAEFKAQHGIDFPSLFTTVYYSHEIHDRKPEVSSYEKVIALSGVNPKETLFIDDLENNIDAAQKTGLKTFWLQKGMEMTELF, encoded by the coding sequence ATGAAGGCAGACCTTGCGAACATAAAAAATATCATTTTTGATTTGGGGCGCGTGTTGTTAAACCTCGATTTTGATGCGTCGATAAAAGCCTTTCAAAAGCTTGGCAGCGACGGCGAAGTTTTGGATCATAAAAATGCTTATGCCGACCCGATTTTCTACAACCTCGAAATTGGGAAAATTACGCCTGCCGAATTTAGAAATGGCGTAAGAAAACTACTTCAAAACAAAGAACTTACCGACAAACAAATTGACGAAGCCTGGTATGCCATGATTCTCGATATTCCGGCACACCGCGTTAAGAAGGTGCAGGAACTCAGCAAAAACTATAACCTTTATTTGTTTAGCAATACCAATCAAATTCATATCGACAGATTGCTTGCTGAATTTAAGGCACAACATGGCATTGATTTCCCGTCGCTGTTTACAACAGTTTATTATTCGCACGAAATTCACGATCGTAAACCGGAAGTAAGTTCTTACGAAAAGGTGATTGCACTGTCGGGGGTAAATCCCAAAGAAACGCTGTTTATCGACGATTTGGAAAACAACATCGATGCTGCTCAAAAAACCGGATTAAAAACTTTCTGGTTACAAAAAGGTATGGAAATGACGGAACTATTTTAA
- a CDS encoding peptidylprolyl isomerase, giving the protein MKKRATENFMQLKILIGELHELPLKINHNKRMKLIVLILIAFVGVGISCTNGKQRNEQELVVISTDFGEIKLKLYDDTPEHKQNFLKLIDEGYYDGTLFHRVMENFMIQGGDPDSKNAAPGARLGGGNPGYTIPAEILPQHFHKKGALAAARRGGPSNPEKRSSGSQFYIVQGEVFTPGKLDTMEMMLNSRAKNEFLQEKFAEAKTKLDEYRKNNDQDGFNIFVAELRASADSAWTEQPKFLFTDDQRKAYTTIGGYPSLDGEYTVFGEVVEGLDVLDKIAAVETDQYDRPKTDIKMEIKRTK; this is encoded by the coding sequence ATGAAGAAACGAGCAACTGAAAATTTTATGCAACTGAAAATTCTTATTGGCGAGTTACATGAGTTACCATTGAAAATAAACCATAATAAACGAATGAAATTAATTGTTTTAATATTAATTGCTTTTGTAGGAGTAGGAATTTCGTGTACCAATGGCAAACAGCGCAACGAGCAAGAACTGGTTGTAATTTCAACCGATTTTGGCGAAATAAAATTGAAATTGTACGACGATACGCCGGAACACAAACAGAATTTTCTAAAACTGATTGACGAAGGTTATTACGATGGAACGCTTTTTCATCGTGTGATGGAAAACTTTATGATACAGGGAGGCGATCCGGACTCAAAAAATGCAGCACCCGGCGCTCGTTTGGGAGGCGGAAATCCCGGATACACTATTCCGGCAGAAATCCTGCCGCAGCATTTTCATAAGAAAGGAGCTTTAGCTGCAGCACGTCGTGGCGGCCCGTCGAATCCTGAGAAACGATCGAGTGGATCGCAGTTTTATATTGTGCAGGGCGAAGTTTTTACACCCGGAAAACTCGACACCATGGAAATGATGTTGAACAGCCGCGCCAAAAATGAATTTTTGCAGGAGAAATTTGCTGAAGCAAAAACGAAATTAGACGAATACCGAAAAAATAACGATCAGGACGGTTTCAATATTTTTGTTGCTGAACTGCGTGCTTCTGCCGATAGTGCTTGGACAGAGCAGCCAAAATTTTTGTTTACCGATGACCAGCGCAAGGCATACACTACCATTGGCGGTTATCCTTCGTTAGATGGAGAGTACACTGTTTTTGGCGAGGTTGTTGAGGGATTGGATGTTTTGGATAAGATCGCGGCCGTTGAAACGGATCAGTACGATCGCCCGAAAACGGATATAAAAATGGAAATAAAACGCACAAAATAG